In Spirosoma aureum, a single genomic region encodes these proteins:
- a CDS encoding biliverdin-producing heme oxygenase — protein sequence MTSLPERLRHETRTLHEQTEQLFYTEALRNGTLSAAEYGHLLRTHLAFHQALESAIDRHPAFFEEYEPKTRQKTTWLTADLAYLSLPLPQPMPALFAGWSPGALLGAAYVGEGSMLGGTVIWKLLQKNQAVQPLLAKARFYEGYGAETGHRWRDFGAFLVRKGADNPDEVVAAAKQTFIAYQTVFQRTKS from the coding sequence ATGACATCTTTACCCGAACGGCTCCGACACGAAACCCGAACGCTACATGAGCAAACGGAGCAGCTTTTCTATACCGAAGCGCTTCGAAATGGGACCCTATCGGCCGCAGAATACGGCCATCTGCTTCGCACCCATCTGGCATTTCATCAGGCTTTAGAATCAGCCATCGACCGACATCCTGCTTTCTTTGAGGAATATGAACCTAAAACCCGACAAAAAACAACGTGGTTAACGGCCGATCTGGCCTATCTGTCGCTGCCCCTTCCTCAACCAATGCCTGCCTTGTTTGCGGGCTGGTCGCCGGGTGCTTTGTTAGGAGCGGCCTATGTTGGCGAAGGTTCAATGCTGGGCGGCACGGTTATCTGGAAACTCCTCCAGAAAAATCAGGCAGTACAGCCGTTGCTGGCAAAAGCCCGTTTTTATGAAGGGTATGGGGCAGAAACCGGTCATCGCTGGCGTGATTTCGGCGCTTTTCTGGTTCGAAAAGGTGCCGACAATCCCGATGAAGTTGTTGCAGCAGCCAAACAAACATTTATTGCCTACCAAACTGTTTTCCAGCGAACGAAATCCTGA
- a CDS encoding PAS domain-containing sensor histidine kinase produces MNQPVAAQPNPHPPEEHVLLRSYDQLQTALSIGLIATWFWDIGSDRVYGDSNLFELFGITDTPEANGLPLSTFTDNIHPDDRPHVTRLIDEAMHLDRSFEAEYRIVVDVLDPKWVLARGRLTYDITKRPVTFSGVLVDVTDRKRAEIRAQEVEGRLRLAIESAQLGTWNLNPLTGELVWSDRTKELFGLPPTAQIDYAVFLRGIHPDDRARTDEIVQAALKPGSNGRYDIEYRTVGIEDGRLRWIRANGQAFFNEQGLASRFTGTVIDITASKRTEEILQERVNEQTRDLEQQTHQLRTTLDASLNSIIAMTAMRDEAGMIIDFMMNTANEAVVKSNFMTPDQIIGRSLLTVFPGNRENGFYDLYVRVVETGRAEGSIQYYQDEFGLEGWFEVSAVKQGSDGVVVTFNNITDRKKAELAALQQAAELKEAVAELKRSNENLQQFAQIASHDLQEPLRRIQSFSDMLKSQFMDSLSDGETDLIRRIQKSARRMQMLIKDLLTYSQLTTQREPFLPISLTNVLTDVISDLEMTIAEKNAIIDTVPLPIILGSASRLRQLFQNLIANALKFAQSGQQPLLQIRFHPALTDGLPPKLQDQSGRTFWLITVADNGIGFDEKYKDRIFTPFQRLHDQTIYSGTGIGLAICQRVVESHGGAIDATSQPGRGSTFNVFLPVFESLPGKIQ; encoded by the coding sequence ATGAATCAGCCTGTTGCTGCTCAGCCTAATCCACACCCACCAGAAGAACATGTATTGCTTCGTTCGTATGATCAATTGCAGACTGCCCTTAGTATAGGGCTGATTGCAACCTGGTTCTGGGATATTGGCAGCGATAGAGTTTATGGCGATTCAAACTTGTTTGAGCTTTTTGGCATAACTGATACACCAGAGGCAAATGGATTGCCACTAAGCACGTTCACCGACAATATTCACCCCGATGATCGGCCCCATGTCACGCGTCTGATCGATGAGGCCATGCATCTGGATCGCAGTTTCGAAGCCGAATATCGAATTGTTGTCGATGTTCTTGATCCAAAATGGGTTCTTGCACGCGGACGATTGACCTATGATATAACTAAACGACCCGTGACGTTCTCCGGCGTATTGGTCGATGTGACGGATCGGAAACGCGCTGAAATTCGTGCTCAGGAGGTTGAAGGACGGCTACGCTTAGCGATTGAATCGGCTCAATTAGGAACCTGGAACCTGAATCCATTGACCGGAGAACTGGTCTGGTCGGATCGCACGAAAGAACTTTTTGGACTACCACCAACTGCCCAGATAGATTATGCTGTGTTTTTGCGGGGAATTCATCCCGATGACCGGGCGCGAACCGATGAGATTGTGCAGGCTGCCCTGAAACCAGGAAGCAATGGGCGTTATGATATTGAGTACCGGACAGTTGGAATTGAAGATGGCAGGCTTCGCTGGATTCGTGCCAACGGCCAGGCTTTCTTTAATGAACAGGGGCTCGCCAGTCGATTTACGGGAACCGTCATTGATATTACAGCCAGTAAACGCACGGAAGAAATACTGCAGGAGCGGGTCAATGAACAAACCAGGGATCTGGAACAACAGACGCACCAGTTACGGACTACGCTGGATGCTTCGCTCAATAGCATTATCGCCATGACCGCAATGCGTGATGAGGCCGGTATGATCATTGATTTTATGATGAATACGGCCAATGAAGCGGTTGTCAAAAGTAACTTTATGACGCCTGATCAGATTATTGGCCGGTCGTTATTGACAGTATTTCCTGGAAATCGTGAAAACGGCTTTTATGACTTGTATGTGCGGGTTGTCGAAACCGGGCGGGCTGAAGGCAGTATTCAGTATTACCAGGACGAATTTGGACTGGAGGGATGGTTTGAAGTGTCGGCCGTTAAACAGGGTAGCGATGGCGTTGTGGTTACCTTCAACAACATTACCGACCGGAAAAAGGCCGAGCTGGCGGCTTTACAGCAAGCCGCCGAATTGAAAGAGGCTGTTGCCGAATTAAAACGCTCGAATGAAAATCTGCAACAGTTCGCTCAGATAGCCTCGCACGATTTGCAGGAGCCACTCCGGCGTATTCAGTCGTTTAGCGATATGCTGAAGAGTCAATTTATGGATAGCCTGTCAGATGGTGAGACCGATTTGATCCGTCGTATTCAGAAGTCGGCCCGGCGCATGCAGATGCTGATTAAAGATTTGCTGACGTATTCTCAACTCACAACACAGCGAGAACCCTTCCTGCCAATTTCGCTGACCAATGTACTGACGGATGTTATCAGCGACCTTGAAATGACGATTGCCGAGAAGAACGCCATTATTGACACGGTGCCATTACCGATTATATTGGGTAGCGCATCGCGGCTTCGACAGCTTTTTCAGAACCTCATTGCCAATGCACTTAAATTTGCGCAATCGGGCCAGCAGCCCCTACTACAGATCCGTTTTCACCCGGCCCTGACCGACGGACTTCCCCCGAAACTTCAGGATCAGTCCGGGCGAACTTTCTGGCTGATTACGGTTGCCGATAATGGAATTGGCTTCGACGAAAAATACAAAGACCGTATTTTTACACCGTTTCAGCGGTTACACGATCAAACCATTTATAGTGGAACGGGTATCGGGCTGGCCATTTGTCAGCGCGTGGTCGAGAGTCACGGTGGCGCTATCGATGCTACCAGCCAGCCGGGTCGCGGATCAACATTCAACGTGTTTCTGCCCGTTTTTGAGTCTTTACCGGGCAAAATTCAATAA
- a CDS encoding RNA polymerase sigma-70 factor: MDASSPDELKPLATDKELFIRRTFKTDARLGCELLFRQHYVALCSHAVRFVGSKAVAEDLVADMFCQFYEQQIFSTITTSYRAYLYKTIRNQAYNYIRQTFQRDVSLEEAQYQATKEDQQPDAITQYDELYQDVEKAIESLPVQRRRIYLMYRFEGKKYGEIASELSLSVRTIEVQIRLASHSLRESLRGRWFLLSISVLVDFF, from the coding sequence ATGGACGCATCATCACCAGATGAGCTGAAGCCGTTGGCTACCGATAAAGAGCTGTTTATCCGCCGAACGTTCAAAACCGATGCCCGGTTGGGTTGTGAGTTGCTTTTTCGGCAGCATTATGTCGCCCTTTGCAGCCATGCTGTGCGTTTTGTGGGGTCAAAAGCTGTTGCTGAGGACCTGGTCGCAGATATGTTCTGTCAGTTTTATGAACAACAGATTTTCAGTACCATTACCACTTCTTACCGGGCTTATCTCTATAAAACCATTCGGAATCAGGCCTATAATTACATTCGGCAGACATTCCAACGAGATGTATCGCTGGAGGAAGCTCAGTATCAGGCAACAAAGGAGGACCAGCAACCAGATGCCATCACCCAGTATGATGAACTCTATCAGGATGTAGAAAAAGCGATCGAGTCCTTGCCTGTACAGCGTCGACGCATTTACCTGATGTACCGCTTCGAAGGAAAGAAATACGGAGAAATTGCCAGTGAGCTTAGCCTTTCGGTGCGAACGATTGAAGTACAGATCAGGCTGGCCAGTCATTCGCTGCGGGAGTCATTGAGAGGTCGCTGGTTTCTCTTGAGCATCAGTGTATTAGTTGATTTTTTCTAA
- a CDS encoding FecR family protein: protein MNQLVNKQLIFDSFAGKATTLQRKLIDEWCEDPRHEELFYEWLEEWEQSHLQYVADQQSALTSYTNFLTTDRPADVQAGEAIRMTLPTPTRRNWLLWAVAASVAIMVGSFTFRQQLLNQTYETAYGQTRVVQLEDGSQVTLNANSTLRVPRFGFGRETRQVWLDGEALFSVTHMINNQRFVVKTGNGADVVVLGTEFTLYARPRGTQVVLQRGKVELHYQQAGQGEQQVTLKPGDLVNLKRNGVARLKPIPQPANYAAWRDHRYVFEETSLKEITYLFQENFGMSLEISDPETAALTLSGAYPAQSADDLLSIIAEALNIRITRQGDKVLLAPQPI from the coding sequence ATGAATCAACTCGTCAATAAACAACTCATTTTCGACTCATTTGCGGGCAAGGCAACTACCTTGCAGCGGAAGCTGATCGATGAATGGTGTGAAGATCCTCGCCATGAAGAACTATTTTATGAATGGCTCGAAGAATGGGAGCAATCTCATTTGCAGTACGTAGCCGATCAGCAAAGCGCGCTAACTAGCTATACCAATTTTTTAACCACTGATCGCCCAGCGGACGTGCAAGCAGGTGAAGCTATACGTATGACGTTACCTACGCCTACACGCCGAAACTGGCTGCTTTGGGCAGTAGCGGCCTCCGTAGCCATCATGGTGGGCAGCTTTACGTTTCGGCAGCAACTACTGAATCAAACCTACGAAACGGCGTATGGTCAGACGCGCGTCGTTCAACTGGAAGATGGCAGTCAGGTAACGCTCAATGCTAACTCCACATTACGAGTACCCCGGTTTGGTTTCGGACGCGAAACCCGCCAGGTTTGGCTGGATGGTGAAGCTTTATTTTCGGTTACACACATGATTAACAATCAACGCTTTGTGGTCAAAACCGGCAATGGGGCCGATGTTGTCGTGCTGGGTACAGAGTTCACATTGTATGCCCGACCTCGGGGGACGCAGGTTGTGTTGCAGCGAGGGAAGGTTGAACTTCATTATCAGCAGGCAGGCCAGGGCGAACAACAGGTAACCCTGAAACCAGGTGATCTGGTTAACCTGAAACGCAATGGGGTTGCTCGTCTGAAGCCAATCCCGCAACCCGCTAACTATGCGGCCTGGCGGGATCATCGGTACGTCTTTGAGGAGACTTCACTCAAGGAAATTACGTATCTGTTCCAGGAAAATTTTGGTATGAGTCTGGAAATTTCCGATCCTGAAACGGCAGCACTGACCTTATCAGGAGCCTATCCAGCTCAAAGCGCGGATGACTTATTGTCCATTATTGCCGAAGCCTTAAACATTCGGATTACCCGGCAGGGCGACAAAGTGCTGCTGGCTCCCCAACCTATTTAA
- a CDS encoding ATP-binding protein, which produces MTLSNVDLTNCEREPIHILGSIQSYGYLLAILPDTYSIVHASDNIADLFGISADQILGQPLGSIPAKTDLSVNALVELLNVGRRSGSWDSMNPHQFVINEKAWNLITHQHNGLIILEWEPVGDHNPLRNQQLIAQALTEVQASRTLTDLLQNTAQRVKKIIGFDRVMVYRFEADWHGHVIAEAKEPHLEPYLGLHYPASDIPRQARELYKVNLVRLIADATSTPSRILSQPDWPEDRPLDLTHSVLRAVSPIHIEYLNNMGVQASMSISLLYRGELWGLISCHNTIPRFVDYPARQAAKFVSQLLSTALEFRKDEEDQSNLLLYRQHGQYIHEQLLIDENVVQALTKRSHTILDLTKATGAALLFNNHIYRLGKTPSETDIRALADWLKASDTETFLETSQLAALYPPSEEFRDLGSGLLATVLSKELNEYVFWFKPEQIQQVTWAGNPDKPVTVGENGQERISPRKSFEAWTQTVRNTSEPWSEAEVSAVIKLREDVLQVITKQANEIRVLNQRLQLAYDELDAFSYTVSHDLRTPLSSIRCYSEILLEEYGQDFPPDAHVLFQKVIDSTERMRALIRHILYYSRMGRTELNTEPIDMRHLLEGIREEILVTAKDRSLTIDIGDTPPIVADETMAIQLFTNLLSNAAKYTSLSPEAIIHVTGKQTDGEVIYSVEDNGIGFDMKQAGKMFDLFKRLENARSFEGSGVGLAIVKRIINRHEGKIWYHSEPNRGTTFYVSLPIATTL; this is translated from the coding sequence ATGACTCTTTCAAACGTTGACCTAACTAACTGTGAACGAGAGCCGATCCACATTCTCGGCTCCATTCAATCCTACGGCTATTTACTGGCCATTCTGCCCGATACTTATTCGATCGTTCATGCGAGTGACAATATTGCCGATCTATTTGGCATTTCTGCTGACCAGATACTGGGGCAACCGCTTGGCTCGATACCAGCCAAAACTGATTTATCGGTCAATGCGCTGGTTGAACTGCTGAACGTAGGCCGGCGAAGCGGTTCCTGGGATAGTATGAACCCACATCAATTCGTTATAAACGAAAAAGCCTGGAACCTGATCACTCATCAACATAACGGGCTTATTATTCTGGAATGGGAACCCGTTGGCGACCATAATCCGCTCAGGAATCAGCAACTGATTGCGCAGGCCCTGACGGAGGTTCAGGCAAGTCGAACCCTCACGGATCTATTACAAAATACGGCTCAGCGGGTAAAAAAGATCATTGGCTTTGACCGGGTTATGGTCTATCGTTTTGAGGCCGACTGGCACGGGCATGTTATTGCCGAAGCCAAAGAACCCCATCTGGAACCCTATCTGGGGCTGCATTATCCGGCATCCGATATACCACGTCAGGCTCGTGAATTATATAAAGTTAATCTGGTACGTTTGATTGCCGATGCCACCAGTACACCATCCCGTATCTTATCGCAGCCAGATTGGCCGGAGGATCGTCCATTAGACCTTACCCATTCCGTACTCAGAGCGGTATCACCCATTCACATTGAATACCTCAACAACATGGGCGTGCAGGCGTCCATGAGTATTTCGCTGCTGTATCGGGGTGAGCTATGGGGGTTAATCTCATGCCACAACACGATTCCCCGCTTTGTCGATTATCCGGCGCGGCAAGCCGCCAAATTTGTGAGCCAGCTGCTATCGACCGCGCTTGAATTTCGGAAGGACGAAGAAGATCAGAGTAATTTGTTGCTCTATCGTCAGCATGGCCAGTACATTCATGAGCAATTATTGATCGATGAGAATGTAGTGCAGGCCCTCACGAAACGATCACATACTATTCTGGATCTGACAAAAGCCACCGGAGCGGCCCTTCTGTTCAATAACCACATTTATCGACTGGGCAAGACGCCCAGCGAGACTGACATTCGTGCACTGGCCGACTGGCTTAAAGCCAGCGATACCGAAACGTTTCTGGAGACGAGTCAACTCGCTGCGCTGTATCCACCCAGCGAAGAGTTTCGGGACCTAGGATCAGGGCTTTTAGCCACTGTTCTGTCAAAAGAGCTAAATGAATATGTTTTCTGGTTTAAACCCGAACAAATTCAGCAAGTTACGTGGGCCGGAAACCCGGATAAGCCCGTAACAGTCGGCGAAAATGGGCAGGAGCGCATTAGTCCCCGAAAAAGTTTTGAAGCCTGGACACAAACCGTCCGGAACACATCGGAACCCTGGTCGGAGGCCGAAGTGTCGGCGGTCATCAAGCTACGCGAAGATGTTTTGCAGGTAATTACCAAACAGGCTAACGAAATCCGGGTCCTGAACCAGCGGCTGCAACTGGCCTATGATGAACTGGATGCCTTTAGCTACACCGTCTCGCACGATTTGCGTACGCCTTTATCGTCAATTCGATGTTATTCGGAAATTCTGCTTGAAGAATACGGTCAGGACTTTCCACCGGATGCCCACGTCCTGTTCCAGAAAGTTATTGACTCTACGGAGCGAATGCGGGCCCTCATCCGGCATATCTTGTACTATTCACGAATGGGCCGTACTGAGTTGAATACCGAGCCAATTGATATGCGTCATTTGCTGGAGGGTATTCGGGAAGAGATTCTGGTTACTGCCAAAGACCGGTCCTTAACAATAGACATTGGCGACACACCGCCCATAGTGGCCGATGAAACGATGGCCATTCAGTTATTTACAAATTTGCTTAGTAACGCAGCTAAATATACGAGCTTATCTCCGGAAGCCATTATTCATGTCACGGGAAAACAAACTGACGGCGAAGTCATTTATTCAGTAGAAGACAATGGTATCGGCTTCGATATGAAACAGGCGGGCAAGATGTTTGATTTATTCAAACGATTAGAAAATGCCCGGTCTTTTGAAGGTTCCGGTGTTGGACTGGCCATTGTTAAACGAATTATAAACCGGCATGAGGGTAAGATCTGGTATCACAGCGAACCCAACCGGGGAACAACTTTTTACGTTTCTTTACCGATAGCGACTACCTTATAA
- a CDS encoding SMP-30/gluconolactonase/LRE family protein: protein MLLTGFLIVGHRVNAQAVDSVKVVAPGATLRQISSQFAFTEGPTVNKKGDIYFTDQPNDKIWTYDTGGKLSVYMDKAGRSNGLYFDKKGNLISCADEKDELWSISPGKKITVLLSNFKGLRLNGPNDLWIDPKGGIYFTDPYYQRDYWERKKPDIDGQKVYYLPKDAKEAIVVDSDLMQPNGIVGTPDGKSLFVADIRASKTYKYQINPDGSLTNRQLYIAQGSDGMTLDNQGNLYLSGKGVTVYDPAGKKLGTIPVPSRWVGNICFGGKDRRTLFITASESVYTLQMQVKGVE from the coding sequence ATGCTGCTGACAGGCTTCCTGATCGTTGGCCATAGGGTTAATGCCCAGGCCGTTGATTCCGTAAAAGTTGTTGCGCCAGGAGCTACCCTTCGCCAGATTTCGAGCCAGTTCGCGTTTACTGAAGGGCCAACTGTCAATAAGAAAGGAGACATTTACTTCACCGATCAACCCAACGACAAAATCTGGACGTATGATACAGGCGGAAAACTGTCGGTTTATATGGATAAAGCTGGTCGTTCCAATGGATTATATTTTGATAAAAAAGGTAATCTGATTTCCTGTGCCGATGAAAAAGATGAATTGTGGTCGATTAGCCCGGGAAAGAAAATTACTGTCCTCCTGAGTAATTTTAAGGGTCTTCGGCTCAATGGCCCCAACGATTTATGGATTGACCCCAAAGGCGGTATCTATTTCACCGATCCCTATTACCAGCGCGACTATTGGGAGCGAAAAAAACCGGATATCGATGGGCAGAAAGTTTATTATCTACCCAAAGATGCCAAAGAGGCCATTGTCGTCGATAGCGATTTGATGCAGCCAAATGGTATTGTCGGCACTCCCGATGGGAAAAGCCTGTTTGTTGCCGATATTCGGGCCAGTAAAACCTATAAATACCAGATCAATCCGGATGGAAGCTTAACAAATCGACAACTCTATATTGCGCAGGGCTCAGACGGTATGACCCTTGATAATCAGGGTAATTTGTATCTGTCAGGAAAGGGTGTTACGGTCTATGATCCTGCCGGTAAGAAGCTGGGAACAATTCCGGTGCCTTCCCGTTGGGTTGGCAATATTTGTTTCGGAGGTAAAGATCGGCGGACACTGTTTATTACAGCGTCGGAGTCTGTTTATACGCTTCAGATGCAGGTAAAAGGCGTAGAATAA
- a CDS encoding type III secretion system effector protein, with protein sequence MNLRLLKHYTLLFITVLSISSSGFANDEPVDKVDMPTLSVSKRKLPVPVSPARKGQNSRFDNDPIRFTLRANKQTVAPGEEMELTITAHYLDILSSQLFILPGSNAFAIKILTPDGFIQTGGDYADYIGTQLSPTNPSVTYTLKGYFTKAGQASAFRLLRGQANANAASLFVEKARLSIKTNSYKAAARVASDNIVLTANCEGSNLSISGSLTTSNSNRISILVFKDNAIVNAINDLVGPSFSQTVSMSGSGSYNAKVREVNNDANEVNSSVVAVNCSSTPNPPTNPNPPTGGCNFNQGQYLLTTSWGEVIYAHQYNGYWYAAYADGSNFKPRHWLEAVSYGQASCFAEEDPKANPTGGTTNPPTTTNPPASGDCSVASPQGHVDALTSTGIWGWALDGSDLNKTVIIDIYINGVKVASGKAREDRSDLVPAFGNNPAARYHGFHAEWDYNREGPNTYTITAKICGTNTVLASQQVSFSDSSPGARKQPCEECVLLKEVTVKAAKYRDNGQPAGDWEGSDGGSSDSGNTGSDDGSGNNPGGNTNPGGTGTGSGSGQILKFTSTKLGPYINEIEVNLTDPCLKAVTEFVFNMTSGGTEIFGEKVGQMMINLMSSNTQKKIFLQQGYDADKGLDGWYLPSSGNGQLNYNTNALGQASEEYIAATLIHELVHGYYHEINSKPLDNDADHNNMASDYVQPMAQALVGLYGMPQQDAIDLAWGGLGATPQFKALSPSEQNRIILTNTNYKNGSLGKKDCR encoded by the coding sequence ATGAACTTAAGATTACTTAAACACTACACATTGCTATTCATAACTGTTCTGTCGATCAGTTCCAGTGGATTTGCGAATGATGAACCTGTCGACAAGGTCGACATGCCCACACTGTCAGTCAGCAAGAGAAAACTGCCTGTCCCTGTTTCGCCAGCCCGTAAAGGCCAAAACAGCCGCTTTGATAATGACCCCATCCGATTTACCCTCCGGGCCAACAAACAGACAGTCGCTCCGGGCGAAGAAATGGAACTTACCATAACCGCTCACTATCTCGACATTCTTTCTTCGCAACTGTTTATTCTTCCCGGATCAAATGCATTTGCAATAAAAATTCTAACTCCTGATGGGTTTATACAAACCGGCGGGGACTATGCTGATTACATTGGTACTCAGCTTTCGCCTACCAACCCCAGTGTAACCTATACTTTGAAAGGCTATTTTACGAAAGCAGGACAAGCCTCAGCATTCAGACTCCTGCGTGGACAGGCAAATGCTAATGCAGCTAGTCTGTTTGTGGAGAAAGCTCGCTTATCCATCAAAACCAATAGCTATAAAGCTGCTGCCAGGGTAGCAAGTGACAACATCGTCTTAACCGCTAATTGTGAAGGATCTAACCTATCTATCAGCGGATCTTTAACAACCAGTAACAGCAATCGCATAAGTATTCTGGTTTTTAAGGATAATGCTATTGTGAATGCAATCAATGATCTGGTTGGTCCCTCCTTTAGTCAGACCGTTTCGATGAGTGGCAGTGGTTCATACAATGCCAAAGTGCGGGAGGTCAACAACGATGCCAATGAAGTCAATTCGTCGGTCGTTGCTGTTAACTGCTCGTCTACTCCTAATCCGCCCACAAATCCAAACCCGCCTACCGGAGGGTGCAATTTCAACCAGGGTCAATATTTGTTAACGACCAGTTGGGGAGAAGTAATCTACGCACATCAGTATAATGGGTACTGGTATGCCGCCTATGCTGACGGATCAAATTTCAAACCCCGCCATTGGCTCGAAGCCGTTAGTTACGGGCAAGCCAGTTGCTTTGCAGAAGAGGACCCAAAAGCCAACCCGACTGGAGGAACAACAAATCCGCCAACTACAACAAATCCACCAGCGAGTGGTGATTGTTCAGTAGCTAGCCCTCAAGGCCATGTTGATGCCCTAACCAGCACAGGGATTTGGGGCTGGGCATTAGATGGAAGCGATTTGAATAAAACCGTGATAATCGATATTTATATCAATGGAGTTAAAGTGGCTTCGGGCAAAGCACGGGAAGATCGATCGGACTTAGTCCCTGCTTTTGGTAACAATCCAGCAGCCCGTTATCATGGTTTTCATGCAGAATGGGATTACAACCGAGAAGGGCCAAATACCTATACCATTACCGCTAAAATCTGCGGTACCAATACGGTTTTAGCCAGTCAGCAGGTAAGTTTTTCTGATTCAAGTCCAGGAGCTAGAAAACAGCCATGCGAAGAGTGCGTTCTACTTAAGGAGGTAACTGTAAAAGCAGCAAAATATCGTGATAATGGCCAGCCGGCGGGAGATTGGGAGGGCAGTGACGGCGGCTCCAGCGATTCGGGAAATACGGGCTCAGATGATGGTAGTGGTAACAATCCTGGAGGTAATACCAATCCCGGAGGTACAGGGACTGGTTCGGGGAGTGGGCAAATCCTAAAATTTACTTCTACTAAACTAGGACCCTATATTAATGAGATTGAAGTCAATTTAACCGACCCTTGCCTTAAAGCGGTTACCGAATTTGTATTTAATATGACAAGTGGAGGCACTGAAATCTTTGGTGAGAAAGTGGGCCAGATGATGATAAATCTTATGTCGTCTAACACCCAAAAGAAAATATTCTTACAACAGGGATATGATGCTGACAAAGGACTTGATGGCTGGTATTTACCATCAAGTGGAAACGGCCAATTAAACTATAATACAAATGCATTAGGCCAAGCAAGTGAAGAGTATATTGCGGCTACCTTGATTCATGAACTCGTACATGGATACTATCATGAAATAAATAGTAAACCACTTGACAACGATGCTGATCACAACAATATGGCATCAGACTATGTACAACCAATGGCCCAGGCTTTAGTGGGGTTATATGGTATGCCTCAACAAGACGCTATAGATTTAGCTTGGGGAGGATTAGGGGCTACGCCCCAGTTTAAGGCTTTATCACCATCAGAACAAAATAGAATTATACTAACGAATACAAATTATAAAAATGGCTCACTGGGTAAAAAAGATTGTCGTTAA
- a CDS encoding response regulator: MADVLYIEDNANDADIFSRLMQKLQRPITYTILSSGSEAVDYLEGQGQYQKQVAPLPKLLLLDLNLVGFSGIEVVQRARNLDRTRFLPIIAFSTSDNPSDIRSAYEAGINAYVVKPGTYQATGKLLSRLYDFWLENNTRIDNK, translated from the coding sequence ATGGCAGATGTTCTATACATTGAAGATAATGCGAATGATGCGGATATATTCAGCCGGCTGATGCAAAAGTTACAGCGCCCCATCACCTATACCATCCTGAGCAGCGGTTCCGAAGCAGTCGATTATCTGGAAGGCCAGGGTCAATACCAAAAGCAGGTCGCTCCATTACCTAAACTATTGTTACTGGACCTTAATCTGGTCGGTTTTAGTGGTATTGAGGTCGTACAGCGCGCCCGCAACCTCGACCGCACTCGATTTCTGCCAATCATTGCGTTCAGCACATCCGATAACCCCAGCGATATCCGATCTGCCTACGAAGCAGGGATCAACGCCTATGTTGTAAAGCCGGGTACTTATCAGGCTACCGGAAAATTGTTGAGCCGTCTGTATGATTTCTGGCTTGAAAACAACACCCGAATCGATAACAAATGA